In the Oryza glaberrima chromosome 6, OglaRS2, whole genome shotgun sequence genome, one interval contains:
- the LOC127777754 gene encoding uncharacterized protein LOC127777754: MAELKRLSESRDLTRIERIGAHSHIRGLGLDSSLEARGSSEGMVGQLPARRAAGLILQLIRQGKIAGRAVLLAGQPGTGKTALAMGIAKSLGAETPFASVAASELFSLDLSKTEALTQAFRRSIGVRIKEEAEIIEGEVVEISIDRPVSAAAAAGSSAPSGVAAAGKTGRLTLKTTDMETVYELGGKMIEALGKEKVQSGDVVALDKASGKVTKLGRSIGRSRDYDAVGPHTKFVKCPEGELQKRKEVVHCVTLHEIDVINSRTQGFLALFTGDTGEIRAEVREQIDTKVAEWREEGKAEIVPGVLFIDEVHMLDIECFSFLNRALENDMAPILVIATNRGITSIRGTNYRSPHGIPPDFLDRLLIITTQPYTEDDIRKILDIRCDEEDVEMSADAKVLLTKIGVETSLRYAIHLITSAALACQKRKGKVVEMEDISRVYQLFLDVKRSTQYLMEYQSQYMFNEVPGEAGDDAMQS, translated from the exons atggcggagcTGAAGCGGCTGTCGGAGAGCCGCGACCTGACGCGGATCGAGCGCATCGGGGCGCACTCCCACATCCGGGGGCTGGGTCTGGACTCCTCGCTGGAGGCCCGCGGCTCGTCGGAGGGGATGGTCGGGCAGCTCcccgcgcggcgcgccgcgggGCTCATCCTGCAGCTCATCCGCCAGGGGAAgatcgccggccgcgccgtgcTCCTCGCCGGCCAGCCCGGGACCGGGAAGACCGCCCTCGCCATGGGCATCGCCAAGTCCCTCGGCGCCGAGACGCCcttcgcctccgtcgccgcgtCCGAGCTCTTCTCCCTCGACCTCTCCAAGACCGAGGCGCTCACCCAGGCCTTCCGCCGCTCCATCGGCGTCCGCAtcaaggaggaggcggagatcATCGAGGGCGAGGTCGTTGAGATCTCGATCGACCGCCCCGtctccgccgcagccgccgccggcagctccGCGCCTTCCGGTGTCGCCGCGGCTGGCAAGACCGGGCGCCTCACGCTCAAGACCACGGACATGGAGACCGTGTACGAGCTCGGCGGCAAGATGATTGAGGCCCTGGGGAAGGAGAAGGTGCAGAGCGGGGATGTGGTTGCGCTCGACAAGGCCTCCGGGAAGGTGACCAAGCTTGGCCGCTCAATTGGGAGGTCGCGGGATTACGATGCTGTTGGTCCTCACACCAAGTTCGTCAAGTGCCCCGAGGGCGAGCTCCAGAAGCGCAAGGAGGTCGTGCATTGTGTCACCTTACATGAAATTGATGTCATCAATAGCCG GACACAAGGTTTTCTTGCACTTTTCACTGGTGACACTGGTGAAATTCGTGCAGAGGTTCGAGAGCAGATTGATACAAAAGTTGCTGagtggagggaggaagggaaggcTGAGATTGTCCCTGGTGTTCTGTTTATTGATGAAGTCCACATGCTAGATATCGAATGCTTCTCCTTCCTAAACCGTGCATTGGAAAATGACATGGCTCCAATTCTAGTCATTGCAACTAACCGAGGGATCACATCCATACGTGGGACAAACTACCGATCACCACATGGGATACCACCTGATTTCCTTGATCGTCTGTTAATCATCACGACACAGCCTTACACCGAGGATGATATCCGGAAGATCCTAGACATCAGGTGCGATGAAGAAGATGTGGAAATGTCTGCAGATGCTAAGGTTTTGCTCACAAAGATAGGAGTGGAGACGTCCCTGAGGTATGCGATCCACCTGATCACTTCGGCTGCATTAGCTTGCCAGAAACGCAAGGGTAAGGTTGTGGAGATGGAGGATATAAGCAGGGTCTACCAGCTGTTCCTGGACGTCAAGAGATCGACGCAGTACTTGATGGAGTATCAGAGCCAGTACATGTTCAATGAAGTGCCGGGTGAAGCAGGAGATGATGCCATGCAGTCTTAG
- the LOC127777562 gene encoding origin of replication complex subunit 1, producing MDLSATPSRSKSGLRSSPRKSVAAPAVAQMDLSTPSKPTPRRKPKAPPVAAPMSPVTPSSVRRSSRLLETPTKVTSETPVKPTPTPKRKRAAPSPSPKTPTQSEPKRQRQRQRQRQQPKKPKKRAYYRKVVYDGGEFAAGDDVYVKRRDGAESDAEDPEAEECRVCFRAGAAVMVECDVCLGGFHLRCVRPPLRRVPEGDWACPYCEAERAGKAIERPKPPEGKRIVRTAKEKLLSSDLWAARIESLWREPDGIFWAKVRWYIIPEETAAGRQPHNLRRELYRTNDLADIEMETILRHCYVMSPKEFKDASDQGDDVFYCEYEYDIHWHNFKRLADIDDEPETKEDPGDEPYNAGNDYVSDSDEDSEYDEEEPTKCSSARTHQSHALAANLRKGRTYGLQKIGIRKIPEHVRCHQKTNLEKAKATLLLATLPKSLPCRDKEMEEISAFVKDAICNDQCLGRCLYIHGVPGTGKTMSVLAVMRRLRSELDSGNLRPYSFIEINGLKLASPENIYKVIYEQLSGHRVGLKKALHYLTEHFSGGTKIGKQANQPIILLIDELDLLLTRNQSVLYNILDWPTRPNSNLVVIGIANTMDLPEKLLPRISSRMGIQRLCFGPYNYRQLQEIITSRLKGIDAFEDQAIEFASRKVAAMSGDARRALEICRRAAEFADYRVKQSGHTSVNRGKNVVCMGDIEAAIQEVFQAPHIQVMKNCPKFGKIILVAMVHELYRSGLGEVMFDKLAATVLSWCHVNRELLPGYDTLLKICCKLGESKIILCEEGTKHKLQKLQLNYPSDDVTFALKESPDIPWLSKYL from the exons atggaTCTCTCCGCCACCCCGTCCAGATCCAAATCCGGCCTCAGATCCTCCCCGAGGAAGtccgtcgccgcccccgccgtggcCCAGATGGACCTCTCCACCCCGTCCAAGCCGACCCCCAGGCGGAAGCCCaaggcgccgccggtggcggctcCGATGTCTCCCGTGACCCCGTCCTCcgtccgccgctcctcccgcctCCTCGAGACGCCGACCAAGGTAACTTCCGAGACCCCCGTGAAGCCCACCCCAACCCCGAAGCGGaagcgcgccgcgccgtcgccgtcgccgaagaCGCCGACCCAGTCCGAGCCCAAGCGGCAGcggcagaggcagaggcagaggcagcagCCGAAGAAGCCGAAGAAGAGGGCGTACTACCGGAAGGTGGTGTACGACGGCGGGGAGTtcgccgccggggacgacgTGTACGTGAAGCGGCGGGATGGCGCGGAGTCCGACGCGGAGGACCCGGAGGCGGAGGAGTGCCGCGTGTGcttccgcgccggcgccgcggtgaTGGTGGAGTGCGACGTGTGCCTCGGCGGGTTCCACCTGCGGTGCGTGCGCCCGCCGCTGCGGCGCGTGCCGGAGGGGGACTGGGCGTGCCCCTACTGCGAGGCCGAGCGCGCGGGGAAGGCCATCGAGAGGCCCAAGCCGCCGGAGGGGAAGCGCATCGTGAGGACCGCCAAAGAGAAGCTTCTCTCCAGTGATTTGTGGGCTGCACGAATCGAGAG TTTATGGAGGGAGCCAGATGGAATATTCTGGGCAAAGGTAAGATGGTATATTATCCCTGAAGAGACTGCAGCAGGAAGGCAGCCACATAATTTGCGTAGGGAGCTGTACCGCACCAATGATCTTGCAGACATTGAG ATGGAAACAATTCTTAGACATTGTTATGTCATGAGCCCCAAAGAATTTAAGGATGCTAGTGATCAAGGAGATGACGTATTCTACTGTGAATATGAATATGACATACACTGGCATAATTTTAAGCGTCTGGCAGACATCGATGATGAACCTGAG ACAAAGGAAGATCCTGGCGACGAGCCATACAATGCTGGTAATGATTATGTCAGTGACTCGGATGAAGATTCTGAATATGATGAGGAAGAACCTACTAAATGTAGTTCTGCTAGAACACATCAATCACATGCGTTGGCTGCG AATCTGCGGAAAGGGAGGACATATGGCCTACAAAAAATTGGGATCCGTAAAATTCCTGAACATGTCCGGTGTCATCAAAAGACCAATCTGGAGAAGGCAAAAGCAACCCTGTTATTGGCAACTCTTCCTAAGTCGTTACCTTGTAGGGATAA AGAAATGGAGGAGATATCTGCATTTGTGAAGGATGCAATTTGCAATGATCAATGTCTAGGACGCTGCCTTTATATTCATGGTGTACCAGGCACTGGCAAG ACTATGAGTGTACTTGCAGTTATGAGGAGGCTAAGATCCGAGCTTGATTCTGGGAATCTGAGGCCTTATTCTTTCATAGAGATTAATGGTCTTAAATTAGCTTCTCCAGAGAATATCTACAAG GTTATATATGAACAGTTGAGTGGGCATAGGGTAGGGTTGAAAAAAGCCCTTCATTATTTAACCGAGCACTTTTCAGGTGGCACTAAAATTGGCAAACAAGCAAACCAGCCAATTATTTTGCTCATCGAtgagcttgatcttcttttgaCGAGAAATCAGTCG GTGCTGTATAACATTCTTGACTGGCCCACCAGGCCAAATTCAAATCTAGTTGTCATAG GTATAGCGAACACAATGGATCTTCCTGAAAAGTTATTGCCTCGTATTTCAAGTCGGATGGGTATCCAACGACTGTGTTTTGGCCCATATAATTATCGGCAACTGCAGGAGATCATTACAAGCCGTCTAAAGGGCATTGATGCCTTTGAAGACCAAGCTATTGAATTTGCTTCTAGAAAG GTAGCTGCTATGTCTGGTGATGCAAGGCGAGCCTTAGAAATATGTAGACGTGCAGCAGAGTTTGCAGATTACCGCGTTAAACAATCTGGGCACACTTCTGTGAATAGAG gaaaaaatgttgtttgcatGGGTGACATAGAAGCTGCTATTCAGGAAGTCTTTCAGGCACCACATATTCAA GTAATGAAGAACTGCCCAAAATTTGGAAAGATTATATTGGTCGCTATGGTTCATGAATTATACAGAAGTGGGCTAGGTGAAGTGATGTTCGATAAG CTGGCAGCAACTGTCCTCTCTTGGTGCCATGTCAACAGAGAATTATTGCCTGGCTATGATACTCTTCTGAAAATCTG TTGCAAGCTTGGTGAAAGTAAGATAATTCTCTGCGAGGAAGGCACTAAGCACAAGTTGCAGAAGCTTCAGCTTAACTATCCAAG TGACGATGTAACTTTTGCCCTGAAGGAATCCCCAGATATTCCATGGTTGTCCAAGTACCTGTGA
- the LOC127777563 gene encoding uncharacterized protein LOC127777563, whose translation MANASATPKTPRRRRRRRRVTFLARTCHRLLRLLATRRLRRGGHGLNSISAGDDSPPSGQPPRGRDAEEAEATQAAAAAQRRHEERHGDDDAAATEEAEAAVAGKYWAQRRSLFSLYDRGVRMDAEGWYSATPEAIAAAQAARAPPGSLVLDAFAGVGGNSIQFAARGCYVVAVEIDPRKVELAAHNARIYGVDDMIEFVVADFFHLAPSFKADLVFLSPPWGGPSYSQAQVYSLDMLKPRDGFTILQAAQEISPNIIMFLPRNVDISQVEQLSWLSSPPLDFASEENYIEHRFKGITAYFGGVAQEVLKQGLISS comes from the exons ATGGCGAACGCGAGTGCAACGCCCAagacccctcgccgccgccgccgccgccgccgcgtcacgTTCCTGGCTAGGActtgccaccgcctcctccgcttgctcgccactcgccgcctccgccgcggtgGCCATGGCCTTAACTCCATCAGCGCCGGTGACGACTCCCCTCCCTCCGGTCAGCCGCCGCGAGGCCGGGACGCGGAGGAAGCCGAAGCgacccaggcggcggcggcggcgcaacggcGGCACGAGGAGCgacacggcgacgacgacgccgccgccaccgaggaggcggaggcggccgtggcggggAAGTACTGGGCGCAGCGGCGCAGCCTCTTCTCCCTCTACGACCGCGGCGTGCGGATGGACGCGGAGGGCTGGTACTCCGCCACCCCggaggccatcgccgccgcgcaggccgcccgcgcgccgccgggatCCCTCGTCCTCGACGccttcgccggcgtcggcggcaacTCCATCCAGTTCGCCGCcag GGGTTGCTACGTGGTCGCCGTGGAGATCGACCCCCGGAAGGTGGAGCTCGCGGCGCACAACGCGAGGATCTACGGCGTGGACGACATGATCGAGTTCGTCGTCGCCGATTTCTTCCACCTCGCGCCCTCCTTCAAG GCAGATTTGGTGTTCCTTTCACCGCCATGGGGAGGGCCATCCTACAGCCAAGCTCAAGTTTACTCCCTTGATATGCTGAAGCCAAGAGATGg ATTTACAATTTTGCAAGCTGCTCAGGAAATATCTCCAAATATCATCATGTTCTTGCCACGGAATGTGGACATAAGCCAAGTAGAGCAACTTTCTTGGTTGTCTTCTCCCCCCTTAGATTTTGCG AGCGAAGAGAATTACATAGAACATAGATTCAAAGGGATAACCGCCTACTTTGGAGGTGTGGCACAAGAAGTTTTGAAGCAAGGACTAATTTCTTCCTAA
- the LOC127777483 gene encoding UDP-glucuronate 4-epimerase 1-like: MRVVVEEEEAEVMYPSTPGKVKVEQRSSAAMSRQVHRCFASTGTMFLWALFLVAMTATYLSFRSLAGDAAASSSRYFPAASWGGLHWERQIRASASPRRPPGSAEGAGLSVLVTGAAGFVGAHCSLALRKRGDGVVGIDNYNSYYDPSLKKARRALLGSHGVFVVDGDINDGRLLAKLFDVVPFTHVLHLAAQAGVRYAMENPSSYVRSNVAGLVSLLESCKDADPQPAVVWASSSSVYGLNDAVPFSEAHRTDKPASLYAATKKAGEAITHTYNHIYGLSITGLRFFTVYGPWGRPDMAYFFFTRNILQGKPVTVYRGRDHVDIARDFTYIDDIVRGCLAALDTAGRSTGGGGRKRGAAPYRIFNLGNTSPVTVPALVAMLERCLMVKARRHVVEMPGNGDVPFTHANISLAREQLGYKPTTSLEMGLKKFVRWYLSYYGYNRGTHAFRNHL, translated from the exons atgcgggtggtggtggaggaggaggaggccgaggtgATGTACCCGTCGACGCCGGGGAAGGTGAAGGTGGAGCagcggtcgtcggcggcgatgagccGGCAGGTTCACCGGTGCTTCGCGTCGACGGGGACGATGTTCCTGTGGGCGCTGTTCCTGgtggcgatgacggcgacgtACCTGAGCTTCCgctccctcgccggcgacgccgcggcgtcgtcgtcgcgctaCTTCCCGGCGGCGTCGTGGGGCGGGCTGCACTGGGAGCGGCAGATcagggcgtcggcgtcgccccgGCGGCCGCCCGGGTCGGCGGAGGGCGCCGGGCTGTCCGTCCtggtcaccggcgccgccgggttCGTCGGCGCGCACTGCTCCCTCGCCCTCCGCaagcgcggcgacggcgtcgtcggcatCGACAACTACAACTCCTACTACGACCCGTCGCTGAAGAAGGCGCGGCGCGCCCTCCTAGGCTCCCACGGCGTgttcgtcgtcgacggcgacatcaacgacggccgcctcctcgccaaGCTGTTCGACGTCGTCCCCTTCACCCAcgtcctccacctcgccgcgcaGGCCGGCGTCCGCTACGCCATGGAGAACCCCTCCTCCTACGTCCGCTCCAacgtcgccggcctcgtctCCCTCCTCGAGTCCTGCAAGGACGCCGACCCGCAGCCGGCCGTCGTctgggcctcctcctcctccgtctacGGCCTCAACGACGCCGTCCCCTTCTCCGAGGCGCACCGCACCGACAAGCCGGCGTCGCTCTACGCCGCCACCAAGAAAGCCGGCGAGGCCATCACCCACACCTACAACCACATCTACGGCCTCTCCATCACCGGCCTCCGCTTCTTCACGGTGTACGGTCCCTGGGGCCGCCCCGACATGGCCTACTTCTTCTTCACCCGCAACATCCTGCAGGGGAAGCCAGTCACCGTGTACCGGGGCCGTGATCACGTCGACATCGCCAG GGACTTTACCTACATCGACGACATCGTGCGGGGGTGCCTGGCGGCGCTGGACACGGCGGGGCGGAGCACGGGCGGGGGCGGGAGGAAGCGCGGGGCGGCGCCGTACAGGATCTTCAACCTCGGGAACACGTCGCCGGTGACGGTGCCGGCGCTGGTGGCGATGCTGGAGAGGTGCCTGATGGTGAAGGCGAGGAGGCACGTCGTCGAGATGCCCGGCAATGGCGACGTGCCCTTCACCCACGCCAACATCAGCCTGGCGAGGGAGCAGCTCGGGTACAAGCCGACGACCAGCCTCGAGATGGGGCTCAAGAAGTTCGTCAGGTGGTACCTCTCCTACTACGGCTACAACAGAGGAACTCACGCATTCAGGAACCACTTGTGA
- the LOC127777635 gene encoding putative RING-H2 finger protein ATL49, whose product MDTSASTSPPPPPPRSVLSTIEDKMSPGVLLIIAILAVVFFLFGLLNLLIQNLLRMRRARRRRRRVGDGGVGMGSPTAFQGQLQQLFHLHDAGVDQTFIDALPVFVYRAVVGAGIRKDDPFDCAVCLCEFAGDDKLRLLPTCGHAFHVPCIDAWLLSHSTCPICRGSVLAAAAAADDDDDSSASTPVARRVLDSESLGEAFANNGGGDSEGSSPKAAAAEEEEIVEVKLGKLKCIDGNGNAGDLAVVKGTTTSNDADIGGGGRGDLGQRRCFSMGSYEYVMDEHAALRVAVRTPKRRPARSRSRRRLALSECDFAGSASKKGAWEAAVTEAASATAAARLNKDSFSVSKTWMMSATKKEDGRTAAELAGGGRRAASFRWPAMAEASKKHGGINDERRDVEAGGNGDSSLADERPSLARTALQYIVGAGAGGGGRQQNSRVGSHS is encoded by the coding sequence ATGGACACGTCGgcgtccacctcgccgccgccgccgccgccgcgctctgtGCTCAGCACCATCGAGGACAAGATGAGCCCGGGCGTCCTCCTCAtcatcgccatcctcgccgtcgtcttcttcctcttcggcTTGCTCAACCTGCTGATCCAGAACCTGCTCCGGATGcgccgggcgcggcggcggcggcggcgcgtgggcgacggcggcgtcggcatgGGCAGCCCGACGGCGTTCCAGGGTCAGCTCCAGCAGCTGTTCCACCTCCACGACGCCGGCGTCGACCAGACCTTCATCGACGCGCTCCCCGTCTTCGTCTaccgcgccgtcgtcggcgccgggaTCCGCAAGGACGACCCGTTCGACTGCGCCGTGTGCCTGTGCgagttcgccggcgacgacaagctccgcctcctcccgaCGTGCGGCCACGCGTTCCACGTGCCCTGCATCGACGCCTGGCTGCTGTCGCACTCCACGTGCCCCATCTGCCGCGGcagcgtcctcgccgccgccgccgccgccgacgacgacgacgactcgtcGGCGTCCACCCCGGTAGCGCGGCGCGTGCTCGACTCGGAGAGCCTCGGCGAGGCGTTCGCCAACAATGGAGGTGGGGACAGCGAGGGGTCTTCtcccaaggcggcggcggcggaggaggaggagatcgtcgAGGTGAAGCTTGGCAAGCTCAAGTGCATCGACGGCAATGGCAATGccggcgacctcgccgtcgtcaaAGGCACCACCACCAGCAACGACGccgacatcggcggcggcggcaggggagaTCTTGGACAGAGACGGTGCTTCTCCATGGGATCCTACGAGTACGTCATGGACGAGCACGCCGCGCTCCGCGTCGCCGTCAGGACGCCCAagcggaggccggcgaggtcgaggtcTCGCCGCCGGCTCGCGCTGTCGGAGTGCGACTTCGCGGGCTCCGCCTCCAAGAAGGgcgcgtgggaggcggcggtgacagaggccgcgtcggcgacggcggcggcgaggctgaaCAAGGACAGCTTCTCCGTGTCCAAGACCTGGATGATGTCAGCCACTAAGAAGGAAGATGGCCGGACGGCGGCGGAattggccggcggcgggaggcgcgcGGCGTCGTTCCGGTGGCCGGCGATGGCCGAGGCCAGCAAGAAGCATGGCGGGATTAACGACGAGCGCCGCGACGTCGAggccggcggcaatggcgacTCGTCTCTCGCCGACGAGCGGCCGTCGTTGGCGAGGACGGCGCTGCAGTacatcgtcggcgccggcgccggcggcggcgggcggcagcagaACAGCAGAGTTGGAAGCCATTCTTGA